From Dethiosulfovibrio salsuginis, one genomic window encodes:
- the gcvPB gene encoding aminomethyl-transferring glycine dehydrogenase subunit GcvPB, whose amino-acid sequence MDMKTKLRKFHQASWDEPIIFQLSEPGHRGILLPCAGSEVEAEVGDGLSSIPSSMRRTDLPELPEMGQLQVLRHFNHLAQENLGVDYNIDIGQGTCTMKYSPKVNEGFVSSHKVADIHPCQDQSTVQGALEIMYLLGECFKEICGLDYFSMQPGGGSHGALAMASMVKAYFRDKGEDRDEVITTFYSHPADAAVPIAKGFKVTVLPPDEDGLPDLDAFKAALSERTAAIFFTNPEDTGIFNSRIKEFTGLAKAAGALCCYDQANANGLLGIARAKEADFDLSFFNLHKTFASPHGCGGPATGLVAARDYLRDYLPAPLVVKNGDTYSLDWDLPKSCGKVKSFYGTLPSIIRAYAWIMSLGADGLKEASMIAILNNNYVMKKLLAIKGLSMAYPHHGARIEQVRYSWGKMKEDTGFGTGDVQRRIADFGTHYWSSHEPWVIPEPCTIEPSESYSKEDLDEYCAILERISYECYNEPETIKGAPHNSTIHHVDHDVLDDPTRWAITWKAYKKKYDGYFNKK is encoded by the coding sequence ATGGATATGAAAACCAAGCTCAGAAAATTTCATCAGGCCAGCTGGGATGAACCTATCATCTTTCAACTTAGCGAACCTGGACACAGAGGTATCCTTCTCCCCTGTGCCGGTAGTGAGGTAGAGGCAGAGGTCGGTGACGGCCTTTCCTCCATCCCCTCCTCAATGAGGAGGACCGATCTACCGGAACTTCCCGAAATGGGCCAGCTCCAGGTGCTGAGACACTTTAACCATTTAGCCCAGGAAAACCTGGGGGTCGATTACAACATAGACATAGGTCAGGGGACTTGCACCATGAAATACAGCCCTAAGGTTAACGAGGGATTTGTCTCCAGCCACAAAGTCGCCGATATCCACCCCTGCCAGGATCAGTCCACCGTACAGGGAGCTCTGGAGATCATGTACCTTTTGGGGGAGTGTTTTAAAGAAATATGCGGACTGGACTACTTCAGTATGCAGCCAGGTGGGGGCTCCCACGGTGCTCTGGCAATGGCCTCCATGGTCAAGGCCTACTTCAGGGACAAAGGAGAGGACCGTGACGAGGTGATAACAACCTTCTACTCTCATCCAGCCGACGCCGCCGTGCCTATCGCTAAGGGTTTCAAGGTCACAGTTCTACCTCCCGATGAGGACGGCCTTCCCGACCTCGATGCCTTCAAGGCAGCCCTCTCGGAGAGGACCGCGGCCATCTTTTTCACCAACCCAGAGGATACGGGGATATTCAACAGCAGAATAAAAGAGTTCACCGGATTAGCCAAGGCCGCAGGTGCCCTCTGTTGCTACGATCAGGCCAACGCCAACGGCCTTCTGGGTATAGCCCGAGCTAAAGAGGCGGACTTCGACCTCTCCTTCTTCAACCTTCACAAGACCTTCGCATCCCCTCATGGCTGCGGTGGCCCCGCTACCGGTCTTGTGGCGGCAAGGGACTATCTGAGGGACTATCTACCTGCTCCTCTGGTGGTCAAAAATGGGGATACCTACTCCCTGGATTGGGATCTGCCTAAAAGTTGCGGAAAGGTTAAGTCATTTTACGGTACCCTGCCTTCGATTATAAGGGCCTACGCCTGGATAATGAGCCTCGGCGCCGACGGTCTTAAAGAGGCCTCCATGATAGCTATCTTGAACAACAACTACGTTATGAAAAAACTTCTCGCTATAAAGGGCCTCTCCATGGCTTACCCTCACCACGGAGCCAGAATCGAGCAGGTTCGTTACTCCTGGGGCAAGATGAAAGAGGACACGGGCTTTGGAACCGGTGACGTGCAGCGTAGAATAGCTGACTTCGGAACCCACTACTGGTCCAGTCACGAACCCTGGGTGATTCCGGAGCCCTGCACCATAGAGCCCAGCGAATCCTACTCCAAAGAGGACCTGGACGAATACTGTGCAATTTTGGAGCGCATCTCCTACGAATGTTACAACGAGCCTGAAACCATCAAGGGAGCTCCTCACAACAGCACCATACACCACGTAGACCACGACGTACTGGACGATCCAACCCGATGGGCCATCACCTGGAAGGCCTACAAGAAGAAGTATGACGGCTACTTTAATAAAAAATAA
- a CDS encoding SDR family NAD(P)-dependent oxidoreductase: MLDLNESFGMRGKVALITGAASGIGLGISRFFALAGVSVAMLDINEEGGGKAKGVVEGDREFFFCDVTDSSSCVTAVEGVLSRFGRIDILVNCAGVARRNDVVGLDERDWDLALNVTLKSVFLMSKAVVPYMKAQGGGKIVNIGSGWSLKGGPMAISYCAAKGGVWNMTRAMAIDHGPDNINVNCVCPGDIDTPMLKSECEQLGGTYDESYKEECAQRPIKRLGTPEDVAKSVFFLCSDMAPWVTGSSLVVDGGGIA, from the coding sequence ATGTTGGATCTTAACGAGTCTTTTGGAATGAGGGGAAAGGTGGCCCTTATAACGGGAGCCGCTTCCGGTATAGGGCTGGGCATTTCTCGTTTTTTTGCACTGGCTGGTGTCTCGGTGGCCATGCTCGATATAAACGAAGAAGGTGGCGGGAAGGCTAAAGGGGTGGTGGAGGGAGATAGAGAGTTCTTCTTCTGCGATGTTACCGACTCAAGCAGCTGTGTTACCGCCGTAGAGGGGGTTCTCTCCAGGTTTGGAAGAATCGACATACTGGTCAACTGTGCTGGTGTGGCCCGCAGAAACGACGTGGTTGGCCTGGATGAAAGGGACTGGGATCTGGCGCTTAACGTAACCCTTAAAAGCGTGTTTTTGATGTCCAAGGCAGTAGTGCCCTACATGAAAGCACAGGGAGGTGGAAAGATCGTAAACATAGGATCTGGCTGGAGTCTGAAAGGAGGTCCTATGGCGATTTCCTACTGTGCAGCAAAAGGCGGAGTATGGAACATGACCAGAGCCATGGCCATAGACCACGGCCCGGATAACATTAACGTAAACTGCGTCTGTCCTGGAGATATCGACACTCCAATGCTTAAAAGCGAATGTGAACAGCTAGGAGGCACCTACGACGAATCCTACAAGGAGGAATGTGCTCAGCGGCCCATAAAGAGGCTGGGCACGCCGGAGGACGTGGCGAAGTCGGTCTTCTTCCTCTGTAGCGATATGGCACCATGGGTCACCGGGAGCAGCCTGGTAGTGGACGGCGGAGGAATCGCCTGA
- the gcvPA gene encoding aminomethyl-transferring glycine dehydrogenase subunit GcvPA — protein sequence MSCCRKIVHPYIPNSSPETKKEILDFIGADSIEELLVDIPQELRMKGDMDLPEPCLSEAELCRHMDSILEKNTSVRQAISFLGAGCYSHQVPAIVDEIISSGEFLTAYAGEPYEDHGRFQAMFEYQSMMAELLDVDVCNVPTYDGAQAAGNALRMASRIVGRKTVIMAGAINPDRRKVVETYLDSILSIKTVGYDGETGLVDLKDLSEKLDETVAAVFVENPTYLGAIETQGQTISEMAHKIGAMFVVFVDPSSLGVLQPPSRYGADISCGDIQPLGIHMHYGTGGGFIATADDPKIVEEYPSRLFSVAPTSHGEWGFGDVLWERTSFANRDSCKEFVGTHAALWGIAAGVYLATMGPKGMEDLGREIMQRSLYAKKLLSSVPGVKVDRFKSTSFKEFVVDLNGTGKTVEELNRYLLDKGIFGGKDISKEFPELGQAALYCVTEMVSPRDIETLVEAIRSFVE from the coding sequence ATGTCTTGTTGTAGAAAAATCGTTCATCCCTATATACCTAATTCATCCCCTGAGACTAAAAAAGAAATACTCGACTTCATAGGGGCTGACTCTATCGAAGAGCTCTTGGTCGACATTCCTCAGGAACTGAGAATGAAGGGGGATATGGACCTGCCGGAGCCCTGTCTTTCCGAGGCCGAGCTTTGCCGTCATATGGACTCGATCCTTGAGAAAAACACCTCCGTCAGACAGGCCATCTCCTTTCTAGGTGCAGGTTGCTACAGCCATCAGGTACCGGCAATCGTGGACGAAATAATCTCCTCCGGCGAGTTTCTGACCGCCTATGCGGGAGAGCCATACGAGGACCATGGTCGCTTCCAGGCTATGTTCGAGTATCAAAGCATGATGGCGGAGCTATTGGACGTCGACGTCTGCAACGTACCGACCTACGACGGAGCCCAGGCAGCCGGTAACGCCTTGAGAATGGCCTCCCGTATCGTCGGAAGAAAGACCGTAATTATGGCCGGAGCCATTAATCCCGATCGTAGGAAGGTCGTAGAGACCTATCTAGACTCGATTCTATCCATCAAGACCGTTGGATACGACGGTGAAACCGGCCTTGTGGACCTTAAGGATCTATCGGAGAAACTGGACGAAACTGTCGCGGCGGTGTTCGTCGAGAACCCCACCTATTTAGGGGCCATAGAGACTCAGGGCCAGACTATCTCCGAGATGGCCCATAAAATCGGCGCTATGTTCGTGGTATTCGTCGACCCCAGCTCCTTAGGGGTGCTTCAGCCTCCCTCCAGATACGGTGCGGACATATCCTGCGGCGATATTCAGCCATTGGGCATCCATATGCACTACGGAACGGGGGGAGGCTTTATAGCCACCGCCGACGATCCCAAAATCGTGGAAGAATATCCCTCCAGGCTTTTCAGCGTAGCTCCTACCTCCCACGGTGAGTGGGGCTTTGGAGATGTCCTGTGGGAAAGGACCTCCTTCGCAAACAGGGATAGTTGCAAAGAGTTTGTCGGAACCCATGCGGCCCTTTGGGGAATCGCCGCTGGGGTTTACCTCGCCACCATGGGGCCGAAAGGCATGGAGGATCTGGGGAGGGAGATAATGCAGCGGTCTCTCTACGCAAAGAAACTTCTATCCTCTGTGCCGGGGGTGAAGGTCGATCGTTTTAAATCCACCTCCTTTAAGGAGTTCGTCGTGGACTTAAACGGGACCGGGAAGACCGTGGAGGAATTAAACCGCTACCTGCTGGATAAGGGCATCTTCGGCGGAAAGGATATATCCAAGGAGTTTCCCGAGCTCGGCCAGGCCGCCCTTTACTGTGTGACCGAGATGGTCTCCCCCAGGGATATAGAGACCCTTGTCGAAGCCATAAGAAGCTTCGTAGAGTAG